AAAGTTTTGACAAAGTTATCGGCAATGATTATTACGGTGAACAAACATGGGAAAAAGCGGAACGCAGGATGCTTTTGGAGGTTATGCAGAACGCTGTCCGCAAGGCGGGTTTGACTCCCGAAAATATCGACTACATGCTGTCGGGCGATCTTCTGAACCAGATCATCAGCGCAAATTTTACAGCACGCGATCTTGGGATACCCTTTCTGGGTTTATACGGGGCTTGCTCGACGATGCTGGAAAGCAGCGCAATAGGTTCGATGCTTCTTGACGGCGGTTTCGCGGAATATGTGCTGGTGGGTACATCAAGCCATTACGGTTCGGCGGAAAGGCAGTTCCGTTTTCCAATCGAGCAGGGGGTCCAGCGTCCTTTACACACTCAGTGGACAGTTACCGGCGCCTCGGCAATAGTGCTGGCGCGCAGCGGGGCCGGGCCGAGGATTACCAGCGCGACAATCGGAAAAGTAGTCGACCTGGGGCAGGGTGACCCTTTGGATATGTCTTCCGCAATGGCCCCGGCAGCTGCGGATACTATCGCCAGGCATCTTTGGGATACCGGGCGGCAGCCGGGTGATTATGATCTGTTTCTTACGGGCGATCTTGGCATCTACGGCCGCAAACTAGTGGTAAGCTTGCTGGGACAAAAAGGTTTTAATATTGATGACCGTTATCAGGACTGCGGGGCAATGATTTACTTTCCCGAACAGGACACTCATGCCGGCGGCAGCGGATGTGCCTGCGTCGGTGTGGTTACCTGCGGCCACTTTCTCAAGGAAATGGCTGCAGGAGGTTTAAAACGCATGTTCGTAGTGGGTACCGGGGCTCTCTTAAGCCCCTGCAGCACACAGCAGGGAGAAACTATTCCCGGCATAGGTCATGGAATCTTGATCGAGTCTTAATCAAGGGGGTAATTGAAGGTGATTTTTTTAAAGGCTTTTCTTGTTGGAGGGTTAATATGTGTGGTTGCCCAGCTGCTGATGGATTTGACAAGCTATAAAATTACTCCCGCTCATATACTTGTGGGATTTGTTACCGCCGGAGCGCTGCTCAGCGCTTTCGGCTTATACCAGCCGCTGGTTAACTGGGCGGGAGCGGGAGCGACGGTCCCGTTGAGCGGTTTCGGCCATCTAATTGCCCAGGGCGCCGTTCAGGGGGTTCAGGAGAAAGGCTTGCTCGGTGTGTTCAGCGGCGGAATAACTACAACCGCGGTAGGAATTACCGCCGCAGTTGTTTTTGGCTACTTTGCTTCAATTTTTTTCCGGGCTAAAGGTTAATTCCACATCAAATTTTACCTGCTTTTGCAAATAGCAAAACCCCTGTCCTAAAATATAAGAAAAGGATAAGCCGATAAGCTAAGATGAACGACCAGAATAGCGGCCCGGATAAATTACAGGTTGCGGTCCTTGCTGCTTTAAGCAGTGTCGCGTTTATCATGGTGCTGGGCAATTCGCTTCTGATTCCCGTCCTGCCCGAGATAAAAAGCGCCCTGCGTCTTACGCAGTTAAAAGTAAGCCTGCTGATTACACTTTTTTCAGTCCCGGCAGGTTTGGTCATCCCCCTGGCGGGTTTTTTATCAGACCGGTACGGCCGTAAAAAAGTAATTATCCCCTCCCTCATCCTTTATGGTCTGGGTGGAGTCCTGGCAGGCTTGGCAGCTCTTTTTTTTAAACATGCCGCATTTTCAATTATTCTTCTTGGCCGTGTCCTTCAGGGGATCGGGGCAGCCGGAACTGCTCCCGTGGCGATGGCTTTTTGCGGCGATCTTTATATTGGAAAACTGCGTCCGAAAGCCCTCGGTGTAATTGAGGCGGCAAACGGTTTTGGCAAGGTTGTCAGTCCGGTTCTGGGTGCTTTGCTTGGTTTATTAAGCTGGTACGCGGCTTTTCTCTTTTTACCGTTTGCCGTCATCCCCGTTGTTTTAGGCATCTGGCTGCTGACTAAAGAAGCTGCTTCCAAAAAGTCGGACCAGGGTATAGGGCAGTATTTCAAATCATTCCTGTCCCTGTTTGAGAAAAAGTCGGTCCTGCTGCTGTCCTCATTTATTGGGGGGATGACAGCGCTGCTTCTTTTATTCGGTGTGCTTTTCTTTTTGTCGGATCACCTTGAAACAGCTTTCCATTATGACGGGATCAAAAAAGGGGCCGTTTTAGCTGTCCCTGTTTTGTTCCTCTGCATCACTTCGTATGTTACAGGGATGATCTTTATTAAAAAAAATGCCCTGGTATTAAAATGGCTCGTGGTATCCGGGCTGGCAGTAATTGCGGCTGCCCTTGCTTCGCTGGGTGTTTTCAAACAAATTATTTTTTTCTTTGCGGCTATCTCTTTAATTGGCGTCGGCGCCGGATTCGTCCTGCCCTGCCTGAATACTGTAATAACCAGCGTAACAGCAAGTGAAAAACGCGGCCTGGTGACCTCTCTTTACGGAGGGGTCCGCTTTTGGGGGGTTGCCATCGGCCCGCCTCTGTTTAGCCTGCTTATGAAAAAGAGTGAGTTATTTATGTTTTTGGGATCTGCATCACTGGCGGCGGCAGCTTTTCTTGTGGCGGTTTTTTTTATCCGGACTAAAGAAATAACAATCGGGGACAAAAACACTGCAGGTAAATAATAGGCAAAAATAGATAAATAAGACATTATAACCTGAATATAACTTGTTTTGACAAGTAACCAGCCAATTATTACTAGAATACGTTATTGTGATGAGTTTTAAACCAAAATATGTATCCGGATCATCCTTGCGCCAGGAGGTGTCTTTTTTGGGAGAAAAAATAAAAAATACTTGGGAAGGTATAATTTTCTTTCCTGCAAAAGAGAGGATCCAAAAGCCGAGAGATACCGGTGTAACAATGGTTATAGACAAAGGCACGGGCCTTGTCGAAACGAAAGACCTGCTTGAAATATCCTCCTCTTACATTGATTTTATAAAGTTTGGTTTTGGCACATCGGCATTATATCCGCCTGAGATCCTGGAAGAGAAAGTCCATTTAATCCAATCCTTTGGCGTGGATGTATATCCGGGGGGGACCTTCCTGGAGGTGGCAATCCTGCAGGATAAAATGGAACAATACCTGAACAGGATGAAAAGTATTGGTTTCACAGCCATAGAGGTCTCCGACGGAACAATCCTGATGACTGAGGAAATCCGGCGGCAGGCGATTTCTTTCGCAGCGGGGTTGGATCTTAATATTTTAACCGAGGTTGGCAAGAAAGATTCTTCAAAACGTTTAACACCCAGTCAGTTGGTTGACCAAATAAAAAAAGATTTTGAAAACGGCGCCCGTTTTGTGATTGTTGAAGGGAGGGATTCGGGTATTAATGCCGGCCTTTATGATCACAAAGGTCAGTTCATTCAGGATGAATTCGAAGAATTGATTTCCCTTCTGGGTGATCAGAAAAGAATTATCTGGGAAGCGCCACTTAAAAGCCAGCAGCAGGAATTAATTAAGAAGTTCGGACCAAATGTCAGCCTGGGCAATATCCCCCCGCATGAAGTTTTTTCACTGGAAGCACTAAGAGTAGGCCTCCGTTCGGATACTTTTGCCCATTTTGTGTAGAATGAGGAGGAAGAGCATGATTAACGATATTACTATTCTTCCGGGGTTTAATAAGGCCGGTATTAAAGAAAACTTTTCGGAATTAACCTTAAAAACCGGTGAAACTGTTTCCATTATAGGACCTACAGGCAGCGGAAAAACCGCTCTGATCACCGATATTGAGCTTTTAGCCCAAGAAGATACTTCAACCGGGCGCAAAATCTTTATCAATGGAGAATCGCCCTTAGACGAGTACAGATACAATCCCTCCATGAAGCCTATTTCCATGATTACTCAAAATACAAAGTGTTTTGCCGATCTGACAACAGAAGATTTTTTAGAGCTGCATGCGCGCTCACGCGGAATTAAAGGCCATCAAATCATCAGTGATACTATTGAACTGGCCAATAATTTTACCGGAGAAAAAATTATCAAGGAAACCAAAGTTACGATTTTGTCCGGCGGGCAGACCAGGTCGCTTTTAATAGCCGATGCTGTTCTAATAGGCCTGGCGCCAGTGATACTGCTTGATGAGATTGAAAACGCTGGTATTTTTAAACAGGAAGTTCTTGAAATGATTCAGAGTTCGGGTAAAATTGTTATCTTTGTAACCCATGATCCGGTGATTGCGCTGCTGACCAAAAAAAGAATTATTATGAAAAACGGCGGCGTGACAAGGGTAATCAACCAGAACGAACTGGAAGTAAAAACTGCCCACAAACTTATGGAACTGGACAAAAAAGTAAGTATTCTCCGGGAAAATTTAAGATCCGGCAATATCCTGACAAACGAATTGGCCGTAAATTTTGCCTAGAAATCAACATAAAAATGGACGGTGAAAAAATGAAACTTGTAGTAATAGCCGGCCCGCCATCGGCGGGAAAGACCTCTTTGACCAAACAAATAGTGAAAAGATTTAAAGACGAAATGCGTATAGCTTTCTTAAAAATAGATGTTGTCAAGGCCTTTGAAGATATTGAACTGAACAAAGAATTTAATATTATGACAAAAAAGATCTATTCGGGAGACCTCTGTCCGGATCATGCTTCTGTTATGGTTCTGGGCGACGCCATAGACTGGGCGGAAAGCCTGGATGCCAATCTTTTTATCGTTGAAAGCGCCGGACTCTGTCTGCGCTGCTCCCCTTATTTAAACCAGGGTCTGGGCATAGTAGTGCTCAGCTCGATCTCAGGCATCCATGCCCCGGAAAAAATGGGCGCAATGGTCAGCCTGGCTGATATAGCAATGATCACCAAGATAGACCTGGTCAGTCAGGCGGAGCGGGAAGTGATGATCCAAAAAATTAAGGAGGTCCACCGTAAGATTATCCTTATGGAGACAAATGCGCTTCAAGGGACTTCTCTGCAGCGCCTCTATGAGCTCATTCAAAAATCCCCCGATATTGATAAGGAAAATTTATCATTAAAGGGAAGCCCGCCTCTTGGCACCTGCACGATCTGCATCGGGAAAAAAGAAATCGGTTGGAAGCGCCACTTTGGAATAATTAAAAAATTAGGCGGTAATATTGCTGATAACCTTTACAGAGGTGAATAATATGCGGTTGACACAGCCCTGGGTCCCACCGGGGAAAAATTGCGGCCTGTGCGGTCTGGACAG
This portion of the Desulfotomaculum sp. genome encodes:
- the spoVAD gene encoding stage V sporulation protein AD gives rise to the protein MTAPKKVGQQTVWFQNPPVIIAAATIAGQKEGQGPLAKSFDKVIGNDYYGEQTWEKAERRMLLEVMQNAVRKAGLTPENIDYMLSGDLLNQIISANFTARDLGIPFLGLYGACSTMLESSAIGSMLLDGGFAEYVLVGTSSHYGSAERQFRFPIEQGVQRPLHTQWTVTGASAIVLARSGAGPRITSATIGKVVDLGQGDPLDMSSAMAPAAADTIARHLWDTGRQPGDYDLFLTGDLGIYGRKLVVSLLGQKGFNIDDRYQDCGAMIYFPEQDTHAGGSGCACVGVVTCGHFLKEMAAGGLKRMFVVGTGALLSPCSTQQGETIPGIGHGILIES
- a CDS encoding ABC transporter ATP-binding protein — translated: MINDITILPGFNKAGIKENFSELTLKTGETVSIIGPTGSGKTALITDIELLAQEDTSTGRKIFINGESPLDEYRYNPSMKPISMITQNTKCFADLTTEDFLELHARSRGIKGHQIISDTIELANNFTGEKIIKETKVTILSGGQTRSLLIADAVLIGLAPVILLDEIENAGIFKQEVLEMIQSSGKIVIFVTHDPVIALLTKKRIIMKNGGVTRVINQNELEVKTAHKLMELDKKVSILRENLRSGNILTNELAVNFA
- a CDS encoding MFS transporter, whose translation is MNDQNSGPDKLQVAVLAALSSVAFIMVLGNSLLIPVLPEIKSALRLTQLKVSLLITLFSVPAGLVIPLAGFLSDRYGRKKVIIPSLILYGLGGVLAGLAALFFKHAAFSIILLGRVLQGIGAAGTAPVAMAFCGDLYIGKLRPKALGVIEAANGFGKVVSPVLGALLGLLSWYAAFLFLPFAVIPVVLGIWLLTKEAASKKSDQGIGQYFKSFLSLFEKKSVLLLSSFIGGMTALLLLFGVLFFLSDHLETAFHYDGIKKGAVLAVPVLFLCITSYVTGMIFIKKNALVLKWLVVSGLAVIAAALASLGVFKQIIFFFAAISLIGVGAGFVLPCLNTVITSVTASEKRGLVTSLYGGVRFWGVAIGPPLFSLLMKKSELFMFLGSASLAAAAFLVAVFFIRTKEITIGDKNTAGK
- the spoVAE gene encoding stage V sporulation protein AE, which encodes MIFLKAFLVGGLICVVAQLLMDLTSYKITPAHILVGFVTAGALLSAFGLYQPLVNWAGAGATVPLSGFGHLIAQGAVQGVQEKGLLGVFSGGITTTAVGITAAVVFGYFASIFFRAKG
- a CDS encoding phosphosulfolactate synthase yields the protein MSFKPKYVSGSSLRQEVSFLGEKIKNTWEGIIFFPAKERIQKPRDTGVTMVIDKGTGLVETKDLLEISSSYIDFIKFGFGTSALYPPEILEEKVHLIQSFGVDVYPGGTFLEVAILQDKMEQYLNRMKSIGFTAIEVSDGTILMTEEIRRQAISFAAGLDLNILTEVGKKDSSKRLTPSQLVDQIKKDFENGARFVIVEGRDSGINAGLYDHKGQFIQDEFEELISLLGDQKRIIWEAPLKSQQQELIKKFGPNVSLGNIPPHEVFSLEALRVGLRSDTFAHFV
- a CDS encoding cobalamin biosynthesis protein, with protein sequence MKLVVIAGPPSAGKTSLTKQIVKRFKDEMRIAFLKIDVVKAFEDIELNKEFNIMTKKIYSGDLCPDHASVMVLGDAIDWAESLDANLFIVESAGLCLRCSPYLNQGLGIVVLSSISGIHAPEKMGAMVSLADIAMITKIDLVSQAEREVMIQKIKEVHRKIILMETNALQGTSLQRLYELIQKSPDIDKENLSLKGSPPLGTCTICIGKKEIGWKRHFGIIKKLGGNIADNLYRGE